A single region of the Phaenicophaeus curvirostris isolate KB17595 chromosome 4, BPBGC_Pcur_1.0, whole genome shotgun sequence genome encodes:
- the CHRNA9 gene encoding neuronal acetylcholine receptor subunit alpha-9, which produces MKRNSLSSFSISLWLLFTAVMLQAVESAKGKYAHMLFNELFEDYSNALRPVEDTDKVLNVTLQITLSQIKDMDERNQILSTYLWIRQSWYDAYLKWDKDKYDGLDSIRIPSNLVWRPDIVLYNKADDDFSEPVNTNVVLRHDGKITWDAPAITKSSCVVDVSYFPFDSQQCNLTFGSWTYNGNQVDIINSLDSGDLSDFVEDVEWEIHGMPAVKNVITYGCCSEPYPDVTFTLILKRKSSFYIFNLLLPCILISFLAPLGFYLPADSGEKVSLGITVLLALTVFQLMVAEIMPPSENVPLIGKYYIATMTMITASTALTIIIMNLHHCGSEAKPVPQWARVIILDYMSKIFFVYDVGENCTSPKRQKEEEHKLEGGYGYQRRHKEGRSHLSKRNDDCDLKEKLNGNLNESYGVHGENVRETVNCCSCYKMLIKNIEYIANCVRDHKANRAKGIEWKKVAKVMDRFFMWIFFVMVFFMSVLIIGKAA; this is translated from the exons atgaagagaaatagcctgtcttccttttccatctctctctgGTTGCTGTTTACAGCAGTGATGCTTCAAG CTGTAGAATCAGCCAAAGGAAAATATGCTCATATGCTGTTTAATGAACTATTTGAAGACTACTCAAATGCTCTAAGACCAGTGGAAGACACAGATAAAGTGTTGAATGTCACCCTTCAGATCACATTGTCCCAAATCAAAGACATG GATGAAAGGAACCAGATTCTGTCAACTTACTTATGGATTCGACAAAGCTGGTATGATGCATACCTGAAATGGGACAAAGATAAATATGATGGGTTGGATTCTATCAGGATTCCAAGCAATTTAGTTTGGAGACCAGATATTGTCCTATACAACAA GGCTGATGATGACTTTTCAGAACCAGTGAATACTAATGTTGTGCTGAGACATGATGGAAAAATCACTTGGGATGCACCTGCTATCACAAAGAGCTCATGTGTAGTGGAtgtatcttattttccttttgacagCCAGCAGTGCAACCTCACATTTGGGTCTTGGACCTATAACGGTAATCAGGTAGACATCATCAATTCTCTTGATAGTGGTGACCTCTCTGACTTTGTAGAAGACGTGGAATGGGAGATTCATGGTATGCCAGCAGTTAAGAATGTCATCACTTATGGCTGCTGCTCTGAGCCTTATCCAGATGTGACCTTCACgctgattttgaaaagaaagtctTCATTCTACATATTTAACCTGTTGCTGCCTTGCATTTTGATCTCTTTCCTGGCCCCACTAGGATTCTATCTCCCTGCTGACTCTGGGGAAAAAGTGTCTCTGGGTATTACTGTTCTTCTTGCTCTGACTGTGTTCCAGCTGATGGTTGCTGAGATCATGCCTCCCTCTGAAAATGTACCTTTGATAG GAAAGTATTACATAGCAACTATGACCATGATCACAGCTTCCACAGCACTGACAATCATAATAATGAATCTCCATCACTGTGGATCAGAAGCAAAGCCTGTTCCGCAATGGGCAAGGGTGATTATTTTGGACTAcatgtcaaaaatattttttgtttatgatGTGGGTGAAAACTGCACAAGTCcaaaaagacaaaaggaagaagagcaCAAATTAGAGGGGGGTTATGGGTATCAGAGGAGACACAAAGAGGGAAGGAGTCACCTTTCCAAGAGGAATGACGACTGTGATCTCAAGGAGAAACTCAATGGAAATTTGAATGAAAGCTATGGAGTTCATGGTGAAAATGTTAGGGAGACTGTTAATTGTTGTTCCTGTTACAAAATGCTGATTAAAAATATTGAGTATATTGCTAATTGTGTTCGAGACCATAAAGCAAACCGGGCCAAAGGAATTGAGTGGAAAAAAGTCGCGAAAGTGATGGACAGATTTTTCATGTGGATTTTCTTTGTCATGGTGTTTTTTATGAGTGTGCTGATCATTGGGAAAGCAGCTTAA